In Dyadobacter sp. NIV53, a single window of DNA contains:
- a CDS encoding KUP/HAK/KT family potassium transporter → MSSKHNERASAAGLLVALGIIFGDIGTSPLYAMQAIIGKERIALDVVYGSVSCIFWTLTLQTTIKYVILILRADNNGEGGILALYALVRKNAKWLTIPAIIGASTLLADGIITPPISVSSAIEGLHILYPGIQTIPIVIAILTLLFVIQIFGTTIVGRAFGPVMLIWFLMLLVLGLSQVIYHPEIFKAFNPNYAYQLLANHPGGFWLLGSVFLCTTGAEALYSDLGHCGRGNIRISWIYVKTCLVINYFGQGAWLAMHVGETLNGRKPFYEIMPDWWLLPGICIATMATIIASQALISGSFTLISEAIRLNLWPKVRLVYPSNQKGQLYVPSVNWLLWAGCVGIVLYFKESSHMEAAYGLAITLTMIMTTLLFSYYLFVHKINKLWVASFIVIYLAIEGSFLAANLLKFPHGGWVSLLLAIIIADLMAMWLRANIIKLRLTEFVDLGKHIGSLKELSNDISIPKYATHLIFMSNAADDNEIESKILYSIFQKRPKRADIYWFVHVETTDEPYTLDYHVNVRAEDDVIKINFMLGFRVEQRINMFLRNVVQDMVKNNEVDITSRYESLNRQNITGDFRFVVLERYLSVENDLPWHEEFIMKFYFAIKSITNSESQWFGLDNSSVKVEKVPLVIKTNSQIRMRRVYM, encoded by the coding sequence ATGAGTTCAAAACATAATGAACGAGCCTCCGCAGCCGGCCTTCTGGTTGCATTGGGTATCATATTCGGAGATATCGGCACATCTCCTTTGTACGCCATGCAGGCAATTATTGGTAAGGAACGTATAGCGCTTGACGTGGTTTATGGATCTGTATCCTGTATCTTCTGGACACTGACACTCCAGACCACGATCAAGTATGTGATTTTAATCCTGCGTGCTGATAACAATGGTGAAGGGGGTATACTTGCGTTATATGCCCTGGTAAGAAAGAATGCAAAGTGGCTGACTATTCCGGCCATTATTGGTGCCAGTACTTTACTCGCCGATGGTATTATCACGCCTCCCATATCTGTTTCATCAGCAATTGAAGGCCTTCATATTTTGTATCCTGGTATACAGACCATCCCTATTGTAATCGCAATACTGACTTTATTGTTTGTCATCCAGATATTTGGAACTACAATTGTTGGCCGTGCTTTCGGGCCGGTCATGCTGATCTGGTTTTTAATGCTTCTGGTTCTGGGGCTTTCGCAGGTTATATACCATCCTGAAATCTTTAAGGCATTTAACCCGAATTATGCTTATCAGCTTCTAGCTAATCATCCGGGCGGATTCTGGTTATTGGGGTCGGTTTTCCTGTGTACAACAGGTGCAGAAGCTTTATATTCCGATCTTGGCCATTGCGGCAGGGGCAATATTCGAATTAGCTGGATTTATGTGAAGACTTGTCTGGTTATCAATTACTTTGGTCAGGGTGCCTGGCTTGCTATGCATGTGGGTGAAACTTTAAACGGCAGAAAGCCATTTTATGAAATCATGCCGGACTGGTGGCTTTTGCCGGGAATTTGTATCGCTACCATGGCAACAATTATTGCAAGCCAGGCATTGATCAGCGGATCGTTTACCCTAATTTCAGAAGCGATCAGGTTGAATCTGTGGCCGAAAGTAAGGTTGGTTTATCCGAGTAATCAGAAAGGGCAGCTTTATGTACCAAGTGTAAACTGGCTGTTATGGGCAGGTTGTGTGGGAATTGTATTGTATTTCAAAGAGTCGTCACATATGGAAGCAGCTTACGGGCTGGCCATTACGCTTACAATGATCATGACAACGCTTTTGTTCTCCTATTACCTGTTTGTCCATAAAATCAATAAACTCTGGGTGGCTTCATTCATAGTTATTTACCTGGCTATTGAAGGATCTTTCCTGGCAGCTAATCTTTTGAAATTTCCTCACGGAGGCTGGGTCTCGTTACTTTTAGCTATCATCATTGCTGACCTGATGGCCATGTGGCTCAGAGCCAATATTATAAAACTGAGGCTTACTGAATTTGTTGATCTTGGCAAACACATTGGATCTTTAAAAGAACTGAGTAACGATATCAGTATCCCAAAATACGCTACGCACCTGATATTTATGTCAAACGCAGCAGATGACAATGAGATTGAAAGCAAGATCCTTTATTCTATTTTTCAAAAGCGGCCAAAACGCGCAGACATTTATTGGTTTGTACACGTTGAGACAACGGATGAACCGTACACACTGGATTATCACGTGAACGTTCGGGCTGAAGATGACGTAATTAAGATCAATTTTATGCTTGGCTTTCGTGTTGAACAGCGAATCAATATGTTTTTGAGAAATGTGGTGCAGGATATGGTTAAAAATAACGAGGTAGATATTACCAGCCGTTATGAGTCTCTTAACCGTCAAAACATCACGGGAGATTTTCGTTTTGTTGTACTGGAACGTTACCTATCCGTTGAAAACGATCTTCCATGGCATGAAGAATTTATCATGAAATTCTATTTTGCAATTAAAAGCATTACGAATTCAGAATCCCAATGGTTTGGATTAGATAACAGCTCGGTCAAAGTTGAGAAAGTACCACTCGTCATCAAAACCAACAGCCAGATCAGGATGAGAAGGGTATATATGTGA
- a CDS encoding UBP-type zinc finger domain-containing protein has protein sequence MADQICEHISEITDIITSKTNQCEECVKVNGRWVHLRTCQTCGVTLCCDSSPAKHMTQHFHQTGHPVIISSEPGEKWLWCNADESFAEYS, from the coding sequence ATGGCAGATCAAATTTGTGAGCACATCAGTGAAATAACTGATATTATCACTTCCAAAACGAATCAATGCGAGGAATGTGTCAAAGTAAATGGTAGATGGGTACACCTGCGCACCTGCCAGACCTGTGGTGTGACGTTGTGCTGCGACAGTTCACCAGCAAAACACATGACCCAGCATTTCCATCAAACCGGCCATCCGGTAATTATTTCCTCCGAACCTGGCGAAAAATGGCTTTGGTGTAATGCTGATGAGTCTTTTGCAGAGTATAGTTAA
- the egtB gene encoding ergothioneine biosynthesis protein EgtB: MTTTYISETYTTVRQLSEQICEPLETEDYVPQPVPFVSPPKWHLAHSTWFFETFLLKAYYPDYIVFDESFNYLFNSYYNNVGERTLRTDRGNVTRPTIKSVYEYRHYVDRHMQELLNELSDEKALEMVQLGLQHEQQHQELMITDIKYILGHNPLFPVYRSGYNLVNAVNQETGFIDIPEGIYEVGFDGDGFCFDNELGRHKTYVQNFKISKSLVTNGDFMEFMEAGGYQDFNLWLDEGWSWVNNEAVQSPLYWHKIKGEWHYYTLAGLEKVNPKAILSHINFYEASAFAQWKEMRLPTEFEWEVASGLLYWGQRWEWTNSSYLPYPGFAKAKGAVGEYNGKFMINQMVLRGSSVATSPHHSRPTYRNFFHTNERWQYTGIRLVK; encoded by the coding sequence ATGACAACCACCTACATTAGCGAAACTTACACAACTGTCAGACAGCTTTCTGAACAGATATGTGAGCCACTTGAAACAGAAGACTACGTTCCCCAGCCTGTACCATTTGTAAGTCCGCCAAAGTGGCACCTGGCACATTCTACATGGTTTTTTGAAACTTTTCTCTTAAAAGCCTATTATCCGGACTATATCGTTTTTGACGAGAGCTTTAATTATTTATTTAACAGTTACTACAACAATGTTGGTGAGCGTACGCTACGCACCGACAGGGGAAATGTTACGCGGCCTACCATCAAAAGTGTGTATGAGTACCGTCATTACGTAGACCGGCACATGCAGGAATTACTTAACGAACTGAGTGATGAAAAAGCACTTGAAATGGTGCAGCTTGGGTTACAGCACGAACAGCAGCACCAGGAACTGATGATCACTGATATCAAATACATTCTTGGCCATAATCCATTATTCCCTGTTTATAGGTCCGGTTATAATCTGGTGAATGCGGTGAACCAGGAAACGGGATTTATAGATATTCCCGAAGGAATTTACGAAGTTGGTTTTGATGGGGACGGTTTTTGTTTTGACAATGAACTTGGCCGCCATAAAACGTATGTCCAAAACTTTAAAATCAGCAAATCGCTGGTTACCAACGGAGATTTTATGGAATTTATGGAAGCTGGCGGTTACCAGGACTTTAATTTATGGCTGGATGAAGGCTGGTCGTGGGTCAATAATGAAGCGGTACAATCCCCATTATATTGGCATAAAATAAAAGGCGAATGGCATTACTATACTTTAGCAGGTCTGGAAAAAGTTAATCCCAAAGCAATATTAAGCCATATCAATTTTTATGAAGCTTCTGCTTTTGCCCAATGGAAAGAAATGAGGCTTCCAACCGAATTTGAATGGGAAGTGGCTTCAGGCCTTTTATACTGGGGACAAAGATGGGAATGGACCAACAGCTCTTATCTGCCCTATCCTGGTTTTGCAAAAGCCAAAGGTGCCGTTGGTGAGTACAATGGAAAATTTATGATTAACCAAATGGTGCTAAGAGGCTCATCCGTAGCTACATCACCGCACCACAGCCGGCCTACATACCGTAACTTTTTTCATACAAACGAACGCTGGCAGTATACAGGAATACGGCTGGTAAAATAA
- a CDS encoding ATP-binding protein → MKTVTVQDLHAIEVLSNVPEDQLQWLIDQSEHYILNEGDFLGKPGDELAGTHFIISGKIELYRIQNNSKLVISEIGKGAITGTLPFSRGKIAIAFVQCTEDAQIMTFPKEKLREMIGSHYELTQALVIVMTSRVREFTELELQNEKMMALGKLSAGLAHELNNPAAAIVRGSVSLKKHLQLQPEAFKHLISVRMESEDIDVVNGKMFAALNNPSRPVLTMMQRSEKEDEITDWLYDHDIKESNDMAENFVEFAFSVSVLEEIKNRIPSNDLEPILTWVNINFTTERMVADIQEASKRIADLIGSVKTFTHMDRGSNKEYVDIHSGIRNTLIMMNYKIKKAGISLIEEFDETIPPINAMVGELNQVWTNLIDNATDALESQKDATLTIRTRHEKEFAKVSIIDNGPGMPPEVKSRIFDPFFTTKAIGKGTGLGLDVVCRIVKQHRGTISVNSEPGKTEFLVCFPING, encoded by the coding sequence ATGAAAACTGTTACTGTTCAGGATTTACATGCAATTGAGGTATTAAGCAATGTGCCGGAGGACCAGCTGCAATGGCTTATAGATCAGAGTGAACATTATATTTTAAATGAAGGTGATTTCTTAGGAAAACCAGGGGATGAACTCGCTGGAACCCATTTTATAATTAGTGGCAAAATTGAGCTTTACCGCATTCAGAATAACTCCAAGCTGGTAATTTCAGAAATAGGCAAAGGAGCTATTACGGGTACGCTGCCATTTTCAAGAGGAAAAATCGCAATCGCATTTGTGCAGTGCACGGAAGATGCACAAATCATGACATTTCCAAAAGAAAAGCTCCGGGAGATGATCGGCAGCCATTATGAATTGACCCAGGCATTGGTTATTGTGATGACTTCCAGGGTACGGGAGTTTACCGAGCTTGAATTACAGAATGAAAAAATGATGGCCCTGGGCAAGTTATCAGCCGGGCTTGCTCACGAACTTAACAATCCGGCAGCAGCTATTGTCAGAGGTTCGGTTTCTTTAAAAAAACACTTACAGTTACAGCCGGAAGCATTTAAACATCTGATTTCTGTGCGTATGGAATCAGAGGATATTGATGTTGTAAACGGTAAAATGTTCGCCGCACTGAACAATCCATCCCGGCCTGTACTGACTATGATGCAACGGTCAGAGAAGGAGGATGAAATTACGGATTGGCTTTATGACCATGATATTAAGGAATCCAACGACATGGCTGAAAATTTTGTAGAATTTGCTTTTAGCGTTTCAGTTCTTGAAGAAATAAAAAACCGGATCCCATCAAATGACCTTGAACCAATTCTGACCTGGGTCAATATCAATTTTACAACTGAACGTATGGTGGCCGATATTCAGGAAGCTTCCAAAAGAATTGCGGACCTGATTGGTTCTGTTAAAACATTTACCCACATGGACAGAGGCAGTAACAAGGAATATGTGGATATTCATTCGGGTATCAGGAATACGCTTATCATGATGAATTACAAGATCAAAAAAGCGGGGATTTCCCTGATCGAAGAATTTGATGAAACGATCCCTCCTATTAATGCCATGGTCGGGGAATTGAACCAGGTCTGGACGAATCTGATTGATAATGCGACCGATGCGCTTGAATCCCAAAAAGACGCAACGCTTACGATCAGGACAAGGCATGAAAAAGAATTTGCCAAGGTTTCCATTATTGATAACGGCCCGGGAATGCCTCCGGAAGTAAAGTCCCGGATATTTGACCCTTTCTTTACTACCAAAGCAATTGGGAAAGGAACCGGCCTTGGCCTGGATGTTGTCTGCAGGATTGTGAAACAACACAGAGGAACGATCAGTGTAAATTCCGAACCTGGTAAAACAGAATTTTTGGTTTGTTTCCCGATTAATGGGTAA
- a CDS encoding ABC transporter ATP-binding protein — protein MILAENISKTFHDVHAVDNISFKVKEGQTMVFLGTSGCGKTTTLKMLNRLIDASSGKIQINGKDIFAGKPEILRRGIGYVSQNNGLFPHFTVAENIAIVPKLLKWEPDKIGKRTEDLMDQLKLPAHAYLNKYPDELSGGQKQRVALARALVSDAPVLLMDEPFGALDPITRSGIRKEFLELPELKRKTIVLVTHDVQEAFELGDEICLMDKGKIVQTGTSEELIFRPVNDFARNFFSHQRLQLELSSLKLEKIWEQLPDTSLSTATELNSTTSFWEAMELLSEKNMENMTVTHVKNNTLKTVSMAVLQTAYLRIKQNI, from the coding sequence ATGATCCTGGCCGAAAATATCAGTAAAACATTTCATGACGTTCATGCCGTAGATAATATTTCTTTTAAGGTTAAGGAAGGACAAACCATGGTTTTTCTGGGTACGAGCGGATGCGGTAAAACGACGACGCTGAAAATGCTTAACCGGCTGATCGATGCTTCATCCGGCAAAATCCAGATTAATGGAAAAGATATTTTTGCGGGCAAACCTGAAATACTAAGGCGTGGTATTGGGTATGTGTCTCAAAACAATGGCTTATTCCCACATTTTACTGTGGCTGAAAATATAGCCATTGTTCCTAAGCTGCTAAAATGGGAACCGGACAAAATCGGGAAAAGGACTGAAGACCTGATGGATCAGCTTAAATTACCTGCACATGCATATTTAAACAAATATCCTGATGAGCTTAGCGGCGGGCAAAAGCAGCGGGTCGCATTGGCAAGAGCCCTTGTTTCCGACGCGCCTGTATTGCTAATGGATGAACCTTTCGGCGCTCTGGATCCTATTACTCGTTCAGGAATACGAAAAGAATTTCTTGAACTTCCTGAATTAAAAAGAAAGACGATTGTTCTTGTAACGCATGATGTTCAGGAAGCTTTTGAACTGGGTGATGAAATTTGTTTAATGGATAAAGGAAAAATAGTACAAACCGGAACCTCTGAGGAGTTGATTTTCAGGCCGGTAAATGACTTTGCAAGAAACTTTTTCAGCCATCAGAGATTACAGCTGGAACTGAGCTCATTAAAGCTTGAAAAAATATGGGAACAATTGCCTGATACCAGCCTTTCAACAGCCACTGAACTGAATAGTACCACGAGCTTTTGGGAGGCAATGGAGCTTTTATCAGAAAAAAATATGGAAAATATGACTGTAACTCATGTAAAAAATAATACGCTAAAAACGGTTTCCATGGCTGTACTGCAAACTGCTTATCTGCGGATTAAACAAAATATTTAA
- a CDS encoding L-histidine N(alpha)-methyltransferase: protein MTELNIIEQDTELEIFAKDVDLGLSAPFKSISSKYFYDDIGSGIFQEIMKMPEYYPTNCEFEILSLQSEDIIKKLHFNEPFNIVEFGAGDGIKTRQLLKKLVEKGIDFTYVPIDISGKAIEELQSNMFTALPDIKIKPLIGNYFTMVEELSSLDIPCLFLFLGGNIGNYQPEEADQLLSQFHENMKIGDKLLTGFDLQKNPATIRNAYDDKQGITKAFNLNLLQRINTELGGNFKPGQFDFYSHYDPANGEVKSYLVSLIEQNVFVEKMDSYYSFRKNELIWTELSKKYTISGIEELGIRNNFEVIEHFMDCKHYFTDSLWMK, encoded by the coding sequence ATGACTGAACTCAACATCATTGAACAAGATACTGAACTGGAAATATTTGCAAAAGACGTTGATCTGGGATTATCAGCTCCGTTTAAAAGCATCTCTTCGAAATATTTCTATGATGATATAGGAAGTGGTATTTTCCAGGAAATCATGAAAATGCCCGAATATTATCCCACAAACTGTGAGTTCGAAATCTTGTCTTTACAAAGCGAAGATATTATTAAAAAACTTCATTTTAATGAACCATTCAATATTGTAGAATTTGGTGCAGGAGATGGGATTAAGACACGTCAGCTTTTGAAAAAACTGGTGGAAAAAGGTATTGATTTCACCTATGTTCCTATCGACATTTCAGGAAAAGCGATAGAGGAGTTACAGTCGAATATGTTCACCGCGTTGCCGGACATAAAAATTAAACCATTGATTGGCAATTACTTTACAATGGTAGAAGAATTATCATCGCTAGATATACCATGTTTATTTTTATTTCTGGGAGGTAATATTGGCAATTACCAGCCGGAAGAAGCTGATCAGCTGTTATCACAGTTTCATGAAAATATGAAGATTGGAGATAAACTTTTAACCGGATTTGATTTACAAAAAAATCCGGCAACGATCAGAAATGCCTATGACGATAAGCAGGGCATTACAAAAGCTTTTAACTTAAATTTATTGCAAAGAATTAATACCGAACTCGGAGGCAATTTTAAGCCAGGACAGTTTGATTTTTATTCTCATTATGATCCTGCCAATGGTGAAGTTAAAAGTTATCTGGTTAGTTTAATTGAACAGAATGTGTTTGTTGAGAAAATGGATAGCTATTATTCTTTTCGTAAAAATGAGCTGATATGGACAGAGCTTTCTAAAAAATATACTATTAGTGGAATAGAAGAATTAGGTATCAGAAATAATTTTGAAGTGATTGAACATTTTATGGACTGCAAACACTACTTTACCGACAGTTTATGGATGAAATAA
- a CDS encoding ABC transporter permease/substrate-binding protein produces MEQEQSLWQFMAQQSDKLWGQTLTHIGLTCVSLFIAVAIGLPLGIWIAQKNKAAWIVLGIAGILQTIPSIALLGFMIPLLGIGSLPAVAALFLYALLPVIRNTYTGIKGVDPAITESARGMGMNSWQVLTSVELPLAMPVILAGIRTATVINVGVATLAAYIAAGGLGEFIFGGIALNNTNMILSGAIPAALLAIILDFLLSLIQKTDLKKMRKVAVVLPVLLLLMSSFYIFPNTQQKMLGGFTPEFMGREDGYLGLKSKYKLNIPTVVISDAVMYKAAFEKKIDVISGYSTDGRLKAYDLITLVDDKTIFPPYYAAPLVRQETLEKYPELEPALDLLSGQINDSIMTELNYRVDYLKQLPEKVALDFLMDKKLYKQPKNGNAGIVRLGSKIFAEQYILINMYKMLIEGNTNLKVTTRTGLGGTKICFDALTNNEIDMYPEYTGTGLLVILKPNKNHLEEIIGSREKVFQFVQKQFQEQYKLHWLKPIGFNNAYALMMRRSQAQSLKIKSITDLKNATTDDNHLH; encoded by the coding sequence ATGGAGCAAGAGCAAAGTTTATGGCAATTCATGGCCCAGCAGTCAGATAAACTCTGGGGCCAAACCCTGACTCATATTGGCCTTACCTGTGTTTCGTTATTCATTGCAGTTGCGATTGGTTTACCTTTGGGAATCTGGATTGCGCAAAAAAACAAAGCCGCATGGATTGTACTCGGCATTGCGGGTATTTTACAAACCATACCCAGCATCGCACTTTTAGGATTTATGATCCCGTTATTAGGAATCGGCTCATTGCCAGCCGTAGCTGCTTTGTTCTTATATGCATTGCTTCCTGTTATCCGGAACACGTATACCGGTATTAAAGGTGTCGATCCTGCTATTACGGAATCTGCAAGAGGAATGGGAATGAATTCCTGGCAGGTCCTGACGAGCGTGGAATTACCATTGGCCATGCCCGTTATTCTGGCAGGAATCCGAACTGCAACCGTAATCAACGTTGGTGTTGCAACTTTGGCCGCGTATATAGCGGCTGGCGGATTGGGCGAATTTATTTTCGGAGGTATTGCCCTCAATAATACGAATATGATCCTTTCCGGCGCTATTCCGGCTGCTCTTCTGGCCATAATCCTTGACTTTTTACTATCGCTGATCCAAAAAACCGATTTAAAAAAAATGCGGAAAGTAGCAGTTGTATTGCCGGTTCTGCTGCTTTTAATGTCTTCATTTTATATTTTTCCGAATACTCAGCAAAAAATGCTGGGTGGATTTACACCTGAATTTATGGGGCGTGAAGATGGTTATCTGGGACTTAAATCAAAATACAAACTCAACATTCCTACCGTTGTGATCAGCGACGCAGTGATGTATAAAGCAGCATTCGAAAAGAAAATTGATGTGATTAGCGGTTATAGTACCGACGGCCGCCTGAAAGCTTATGACCTTATTACATTGGTTGATGACAAGACTATTTTTCCACCCTATTACGCTGCACCGTTAGTTAGGCAGGAAACACTGGAAAAATATCCTGAACTGGAACCCGCACTGGACCTTCTTTCCGGACAGATCAACGATTCGATCATGACCGAGCTAAATTATAGGGTGGATTATCTCAAACAACTGCCCGAAAAAGTTGCGCTGGATTTTTTGATGGATAAAAAACTCTACAAACAACCGAAAAACGGGAATGCAGGAATCGTCAGATTAGGGTCAAAAATTTTTGCTGAACAGTACATTCTTATCAACATGTATAAAATGCTGATTGAAGGAAACACGAATTTAAAAGTTACAACAAGGACGGGTTTGGGCGGAACAAAAATTTGTTTTGATGCACTGACCAATAATGAAATTGATATGTATCCGGAATACACAGGCACCGGCTTGCTGGTTATTTTAAAGCCAAATAAAAACCACCTTGAGGAAATTATAGGAAGCCGTGAAAAAGTGTTTCAATTCGTGCAGAAACAATTTCAGGAACAATATAAGTTACACTGGCTGAAACCGATTGGTTTTAACAACGCCTATGCCCTGATGATGCGAAGAAGTCAGGCACAATCCTTGAAGATTAAATCAATAACAGATTTAAAAAACGCTACAACTGATGACAACCACCTACATTAG
- a CDS encoding FAD-dependent oxidoreductase, which translates to MGLPIIFSIDDDLQVLRAISRDLKTHYRDKYRVMSTALASEALESLLELQNKGEEIAIFISDQRMPEMQGVDFLEQAIKLFPYAKRVLLTAYSDTDAAIKAINDVQLDYYLMKPWDPPEEKLYPAIDELLNDWQGNYRPAFKGIKIIGYQFSPKSHEIKDFLAGNLVPYLWIDANSNDLGKQIIATNNLKPIDFPTVIFDDGTVLKTPTLIDIASRIGLNSSVKLPIYDVVIIGAGPAGLAASVYGASEGLSTLLIERKAPGGQAGTSSRIENYLGFPAGLSGTDLTRRAITQATRFGTEFISPQFVKEIKLKDQYKTIVLGDDTEINAKAVVITTGVDYRKLETPGIEEFTGKGIYYGAASTEAPTCGEKEVFILGGGNSAGQAAMYLSKFARMVYVIVRKNDLSSSMSSYLIDQINNTPNIEVLGCTEILEATGDDHLECLKLVDLNTSEERVAKADALFIFIGAKPYTDWVGLEIIKNNKGFIETGREMSSYSNYKQLWKKSRDPFLLETSSPGIFAAGDVRAGAMNRVTSAVGEGSMAISFVHQYLNEQ; encoded by the coding sequence ATGGGTTTACCCATCATATTTTCAATTGACGACGATTTACAAGTATTAAGAGCTATCAGTCGGGACTTGAAAACACATTACCGGGATAAATACCGCGTAATGAGCACAGCCTTGGCCAGTGAAGCACTTGAAAGTCTGCTTGAACTCCAGAATAAAGGAGAAGAGATTGCCATTTTTATATCGGACCAGCGCATGCCTGAAATGCAGGGCGTGGATTTTCTCGAACAAGCCATCAAACTTTTTCCATATGCCAAAAGGGTTTTGTTAACTGCCTATTCGGATACGGATGCTGCTATTAAAGCCATTAACGACGTACAGCTGGATTATTATTTAATGAAACCCTGGGATCCGCCGGAAGAAAAACTATACCCTGCTATTGACGAACTGCTAAATGACTGGCAGGGAAATTATCGTCCGGCTTTTAAGGGAATCAAGATAATCGGTTATCAGTTTTCGCCAAAATCACATGAAATCAAGGATTTTCTGGCAGGAAATCTTGTACCATATCTTTGGATAGATGCGAATTCCAATGACTTGGGTAAGCAAATCATTGCAACCAATAACCTGAAACCTATTGATTTTCCTACGGTAATCTTTGATGATGGCACAGTGTTGAAAACACCTACGCTTATTGACATAGCATCCAGAATCGGCCTGAATTCGTCCGTAAAATTACCCATTTATGATGTGGTGATCATTGGTGCAGGACCAGCCGGATTGGCTGCATCAGTTTATGGGGCTTCGGAAGGTTTGAGTACTTTACTGATAGAACGCAAAGCTCCTGGCGGACAAGCAGGTACGAGTTCACGAATAGAAAATTACCTTGGTTTCCCGGCCGGGCTTAGCGGCACCGATCTGACCAGAAGAGCAATTACACAGGCAACACGTTTCGGAACAGAATTTATTTCACCGCAATTTGTAAAAGAGATCAAATTAAAAGATCAGTATAAAACCATTGTATTAGGTGACGATACCGAAATTAATGCCAAAGCCGTGGTGATTACAACGGGAGTCGACTATCGCAAACTGGAAACACCTGGTATTGAAGAATTTACCGGAAAAGGGATTTATTATGGGGCAGCCAGTACAGAAGCACCTACGTGTGGGGAAAAGGAAGTTTTTATATTAGGAGGAGGAAATTCGGCTGGACAAGCAGCCATGTATTTGTCTAAATTCGCCAGAATGGTTTATGTTATTGTACGTAAAAACGACCTGAGTTCCTCCATGTCATCTTATCTGATCGATCAGATCAATAATACACCTAATATTGAAGTGCTGGGTTGTACAGAAATTCTGGAAGCAACCGGAGACGATCATCTGGAATGCCTGAAATTAGTGGACCTGAACACTAGTGAAGAACGGGTGGCCAAGGCAGATGCACTGTTCATATTTATCGGAGCGAAACCCTACACAGATTGGGTTGGACTGGAAATTATTAAAAATAACAAAGGTTTTATTGAAACCGGCCGGGAAATGAGCTCTTATTCCAATTATAAGCAGCTTTGGAAAAAGAGCAGGGACCCCTTTTTGCTCGAAACCAGTTCACCTGGAATTTTTGCAGCCGGCGATGTACGGGCCGGTGCTATGAACAGGGTAACCTCGGCTGTTGGTGAAGGATCAATGGCAATCAGTTTTGTACATCAGTATTTAAATGAACAATAA